The following DNA comes from Magnolia sinica isolate HGM2019 chromosome 18, MsV1, whole genome shotgun sequence.
ttttttaaatcGCTGTTTAGCTAAAATTACATGCTCCATTCCATTGTGATTCATTCatcattttgattaaaaaaattgagaCCCATATCTTGAACTGCAATTGTACATAACAATTAGAAGTTGAAAGAGGCCCAAATATAACAATGATGATACTTTGAATTGAGTGGGTCCCCAAATAAATGGACCAGTCTCCACAAATGGCACAAATTGGATTATCCTACAAATCCAACTAGCAAGCTTTTCCCATGCTGTAATCCATTTAGAAGTTATCAGATAGGATAGATAAGACAACCCAATTGGTGATATCATCTACAGAGGCCCGACCACAGTAGAACCCATCCCACAAACAGTTCAGGTGCTAATGGTGTCCAATGCGAGTGTAGTGCAGCAGTCATGGAAATTCATGCCATGCAATCCAACCAGATTTTGTCTAATTTAAAATACCATAGTTCAAGTGAACTCACAATCATTAATGCCGGCAAGGGCCATCAAGCGAACAGCAACTTCTCGCTCCTCTACATCTTGAAGGGCCCTCACATATGCCTCATCACTATCAAATGCTGACAGGTCGATCTCCACACCCAATTCATCCTCACTTGGGGCCCACCCATGCACATCGAATGCATCTTCACCATCATCAATGCTCCCAGCATCATTCCCATCATCATTCGGATCATCACCAACTTCATCTTCATAAACATAACTACCACTATCAAAACTTCCATAATCGCTTCCATCACCGCCATTCATTCTAAGTATCATATCCGCCCTTTCCTGGCCCATAAGCAACAAAACCCAATCAACAAAAAAGACAGAGAATGAAAGAAGGAGCTGattcaagaaaacccaaaccctaaacagAATAACGGACCGAACCTGTTTTTGAAGTGTACGGGCGAGGGCCAGATCGACATCGACTTGGCTTAGGCTGGTGAAGGGCACGCGGGAAGGCTGTTGAGATGAGGGGTTGGATTTGGGTTCCAGTTCGGACTCggagttagggttagggttttcttcGTTGGGTTTGTCGCTATGGTTAGATTCTTTGGCGTTCTCCATGTagataagaaaagagagaagagaacccTAAAGCTTGGATTAGAGAAAGAGATCGAAGGAGATGTgggttagggaacggagagagagagcgagagagagagagagagagagagagagagagagagagagagagatatttgggatttggggtttttttgggTGCGGCTCTGTTTTTGAGTGCGCGCCCAAATTTAGGCCGgggtctggtatggctctgtgggccccaccatgatgcgtgtcaaacatctaccccatcagtcagatgcaccatcacatggtgggcccagagattaaaaatcaaatcaatctattacttgtgtgagccacaccacatacaaaagttgagaggggttaccctccattaaaacattcataattattttttgggcctaccaagatgtggtccacaaatccagcccatccattatgtgtgtgccacttggatgaggggtcaaaccaagtttcaaacgcatctaaatttcaggtggagcccaccaagtgcttttatatgttttaggcatgtcttcacatgattttagatggtatggcccaccagagttctgtatactactaatttttgggatatcccataatttaaaggggacccatcaaattcacagtgttgatgtttgacacatgtcatggtggggcccacacagattgacctcatggggacggcatggattaaacacaaatgttaagctgtgtgggccccaccatgacatgtgtcaaacatcaacaccgtgcatttgatgggccccctttaaattatgggatatcccaaaaatcagtcgtatacggaacttaggtgagccataccatctaaaatcatgtgaagaaatgcctaaaacatataaaagcacttggtggggcccacctgaaatatttatgcatttgaaacttggtctgactcctcatccaagtgggacacacataatggatgggctagatttgtgaaccacatctcggtgggcctaacaaatgattatgaaaattttaatgaagggtaacccctctcaacttttgtatgtggtgtggcccaaaaaagtcacagattgacttgatttttaagccctaagcccaccatggaatggtgcatctgactaaaatgatgacaaataaaaatcatagtaggccataggaagatttcaatggtggaaatcattattcccactatttcctgttgtatggtccacttaagctctggatatgctttaattttgggcttaactactaaaatgatctagaaaaatggattgatagtgtggataaaacacttacatcactgtgggctaaaaatgaagcatatctaaagcttaaatggaccacactaccggaaagagtgtgaattgaacatctaccaatgaaaatttcatgggggccacaaaagttttagatcaatctgatatttgtgttttcatttcatccatgtctttgtgatattacaaacaggttggatgacaaataagcatcactgtgggccatagaaaggtttcatcggtggaaacattattcccacggtttcctatggaaaaaatgagttatatctcaatcttaagtggaccaccttacaggaaacagtgtttaatgaacattgaccattaaaaacattttcggGGCCATaaacattttggatcaagctgatatttattttttcccttcatctgggtatttatgacctaatcaacagattagatgtcaaataaacagtacattaggccttacgaggattttaatagtggatatccaatcattatattttttcctgtggtgtgctccacctaagatttatatccctataatttatttttttgtaaattactaaaatgatctgtaaaaatggatgaacagaatggatgaaacacatacatcatgatgggccccatggagcaccaaccaccaaccatgaggctggtgtcaaggggagtagccaatccgtttcctagttTTTAAGTCCTGTGGAGCCTGTGATGTATGTTATtgaatggtgttgatgttctacacaaatcatggtagggcccacacagattaacctcatgggaagttcccatatgaaataatataaactaaacgtctaccattgaaaaattttgggaggccactgaagttttggatcaagttgatattttagttttcccttcatccatgtatttgtaacaattcatcatggttgggcccacacagcatcaaccacaagccattggatggtgtaggggaggagccaattcgttccccttatttgtggtgtggtccattaatctttggatatgattcattttttggataattctataaaatgatctcgaaaaatggatgaacggtgtgggttgatcccaaattttcggtaaatccataactcaagtggaccatgccccacaaaacagtgtggaataatgatttccaccgttgataccttccttgggcccatagtaatgtttatttatcatccaacatattcataatatcaaaaaaaatatgatgaagggaaagcacaaacatTAGCctgaatgtgggccacaccacataatataatggaggggtttccttagaacattcataatcatatattgggcctgcctaaatgtgattcacatatctaacccactcattatgtgtgtcccacttggatgaggggtcagaccaattttcaactacatctatgtctgtattaacttataaacaggttggatctcaaataaacatcgcggcgggccctaagaaggtttcaatagtgggtgtcactatcccactcttttctatggtgggtccacttgaactttggatttgccccgtcagtcagatgcaccattccatggtggccacgaccttaaaaataaagtcaatccatgacttgggtgggccacaccacatactatagttgagagggttaccctcccattaaaacactcataatcgtttattgggcccacctagatgtggttcatagatccagcccattcattatgtgtgtcccacttggatgaggagtcagaccaagtttcatacacattcaaaacacatgtgggccctaccaaatgcttttatatgttttagggatatcttcacatagttttagatgttattgcccacctgagtttcgtatatgactgatttttggacttaaaggggatacatcaaatgcatggtgttaatgttctacacacatcatggtggggcctacacagattaacctcatggaagTTAGTttccatgaggtgaccttatagtaccatttcactatttaggtaactccttcaagGGTGTTACTCtaattgtgtagggcccaccttgatatattttatgtatatcaacaccatccatatatttttccatcatattttaggatgtgatttcaaattataagaactcaataatctcaggtgggccatactaatcaaAACattgatgaataaccattaaaaaccttttgaaggccacaaaagttttggatcaatttgatctttgtagtttaccttcatctagatcttctttacattattaataagttggattgcaaataaacattactaaaaccttacgatgggctctttatcatttttaatggcgaggtactatattatcattctttccagtggtgtgctccacttaagatttaaatctacataattttttatacccggcccaaaaatgggttggagaaacatatgggcggcaaggatatacaacacatcatcaaaatctcacttttgttatctaacttttcaatttttcttgtcaaaatacaaaatcttgtttttttttttttaatatatatttttttacaatttgtcaatttttttcacaaatttgtttaatttttttaatttctttttcaaaatatcattctttaatctcacttttgttatataacttttcaatttttcttgtcaaaatacaaaatctagttttcttatatatatatatatatatatatatatatatatatatatatatatatatatatatatatatatatatataatttatcaatttgttcacaattttgtttaatttttaaaattttctttttcaaaatatcatttttttatcgaaatcttttttttttttcaaaattatcaacagtttttttttttttcaaaatttaaatttttcataaacattgttaattatttttctaagcttctcaaccattttttttttcaaaattcataatttttttgagcttttaaaattttgacctgagcattagagacggtttaggaccgtctctaataaagacagtCCTGTCTATGACAATCTCTAATAGAAACGGTCTTTTACAGAGTTATAAGACGGCtgaggaccgtctctaatagagacggtctttgacagtctcagattacaagtaaaaggcGGCCAAttaccgtctctaatgcagatgacaatgaccatctcagatgactgcatataagacggtcgtcgactgtctctaatgcggacggtctttgaccgtctcaaatgaccgtaTTTAAGACGGTCTTggactgtcttaaatgatttgtggacgttcaaaattttaagacaatattagggacagttaggggccgtctaaaattttagagatggtttacATCCGTCTCTAAAGAGTCTGTAAactaagcaattttagagacggtccagaaccgtctctaaatccgtcatttttttccatttttgacGTAGTGTCTGTGCCCTTCTAGTTGGTATCTATCCTTTTTCTTGCCTTATTATTTTCAAATTCTAGCCTAACACGGATGACTGTATGTATCTACAATATGTCACTTGTTTCTTTTCCTCCCAATTCCCTGCACAACCTATGTTTTAACATGTCATTTTGCTTCTCATGTTTTCATATATCTCTATTTTCGACTGCTGGGATCTATCTGTATCACACCACTGTCACATGATGTGGTCCATGTGGATGCATGGCTATGTTCCATGGTGATAGTGATATTGATTGAATAAACTAGGTATTAAAGGCACCGATGGGTATATATcttaatgtggtgtggtacacctgaggtAAATCGGGCCTCCAATTTTTGGGCAACGATGTAAGGTGATAtgtcaaagtggatggacggcatggatgaaacatttacatcatccCGTGGCGTAGCGAGCACAAACAAACAACCACGTCATAGGCTGCAGTGCATGTATACATGCAATCCGTCCGTTGATGtgaatgggacgcggattggctactccccctgccactagccaatggctggtggtcggtgatctgtgggccccagcatgacttatgtgtttcatccatgccatccatctattttaacagatgattttaaggtatgagactaaaaatgatgtATATATCATTCTCAatttgaccacattacaggaaacagtgtcaaaTGAGCGTTGACCAATTAAAAATCTTTTGGGGCCTTCcatgttttggatgaagctgatttttttttctattcatctgtgcctgtatgacctacttaacagattggatgtcaaataaacagtacagtgggccgtaGGGTGATTtccatggtggatatccaattgctattgttttcGCGTGGTGTGGTCTACCGGAGATATATATCCCCCTTAAATTTTgtgtcaagccctaaaatgatctttaaaaatgaatgagtggaatggatgaaacacatacatatggtgggtcccacatatcaccgaccaccagacacggggttggtggcagggggagtagctaatccttTCCCGCGCGAATGGATTATAACCATCCCTCTGTCCAAGTATATCAATCCCATACAATCCATGCTGCCCAAATGCACTATCCTTTTGAAATCTCATCCCGTTCGCCCATCCAAACATGGCAGTAGATGGGTCGATGGATATAACAATCCAgtgggattgcatgtaatccactGTCAAACTCATTTACGACACTGGAAGCCGTGCAATCCACCTTAATACaacccactcccacctaatctgcgcgtccaaacacgcccttaatcaATTCCACCTACTGTTGAGCCTTTtgggtccatcttggccatgaaagtgtttgcaaCTGGCTTTACAATAACACGACATTGTTGGACAGATTAGTGAGCTAACAAGTGCAGCTCATCCTAATCGCATAAGCCAACCATGATATGATAGGTTGATTGGACATGATCCCGTGATGTCTCATATCTATCTTTAATAGACCGTGTATCCGCGCTACACCTTATCAGCGGAAGTGGAGTGCATGCTAGGGTTGCTTAGACAGAGCCGGTCCAGGTAGGGGCCccatggggccaccgtgatgggtTTTATAACCCAAAACTAACAATGATCAGGTAATGAAATAGAACAAAACCATATCACCATCAAGCCCTAAATTGAAAGGCTGTGATCATCTGATCAAGATGATATCATGCTCATATACAATTCACAGTGGACACTTCCTATCCAGTGGCCCACCGTGATCATAGGTGTCCCACTTGGGTCCTTATATAGGTACCCACGCACGGTACGCTGAACTCCGCAGCCGTAACTGCGTAGGTCAGCTAGTTATGATAGGAACGACTACTTTCCACACGTGTTCTgatgggaagcagattgcgtactaccccaccTGTCCCAGCTCCAAACGTACaattctgtgggcaggcccatcgtgatgtatttgtacatccaagccgtttatcacttttctcatattattttaaggcatcaaaacaaaaatgaagcagatccaacggtcaaatggaccacaccacagattactcttgcatttaatgatttgtgcattttaatgtaaccaagcttattatttagtgtggccacttgagcgttggatctgcctcatttttgtgctcatgccttaaaataatttgagaaaagggattgacagcttggatgtatagatacatcacggtgggcccgcccacagaactgcccattcggaGCTAAGGATGGGCCGGGGttgtacggaagcggattgcgtactgagtaactcagtatgctaagtgtactgagtaaactctgtggggcctattgtcattcatgcattttatcaaatctgtccatacgttttatcatataattttaggactttaaacgaaaaattaatcatatccaaaactcaagtgaaccacaccaccggaaacaatgtgaattgaagtctatcgttgaaaagttcttaggggccacataagttttagatcaagatgatatttgtgttttccattcatctaagtctttttgatattatgaacagtttggatgacaaataaacatcactgggggccttagcaatatttcaacggtggaaatcaatacttccactgtttcctttggtatgatctacttgagattttgatatactttatttttgggctcaacccctaaaatgatctacaaaaatggatggacggcatggatgaaccaTATGagttcacaatgggcccaacagagtttactcagtatgataagagcgtactaagtaactcagtacacaatccgatttcgggtagtacacaatccgcgtccattcCGATGTCATTTTGCATCAATATTTAAATGAAAGCGCGTCTCCGTATGGCCTATTCTTAGCTCTagcaggaaatggattggctattgcccctgccaccggccattggctagtgggcggtgctttgtgggccctaccatgatttatgtgtttcacccaatctgtcaatctatttttatagatcattttatggtattaaagaaaaaatgaggtatatctcaatctcaagtggaccacattacaaaaacagtgttgaatgaacgttgaccattaaaaacgttttggggccataaaaattttggatcaagctgatatttgttatttcgcttcatctgggtctttatgacctaatcaacagattggatgtcaaataaacagtacattggcccttgggaggattttaatggtggatatccaattattattatttttcctgtggtgtagtcaacCTAAGCTTTCTATATCTATCATTTTAtgtatcaagctctaaaatgatctgtaaaattagttgaatggaatggatgaaacacatacatcatggtgggacccacagagcaccgaccacagtcGCAGGGCTGGTGGTAGAGGGAAgcggactggctggtgtaccacacactagctatagctggtgtagatggttaaaaatagatcaaagttacattggccccataatgatgtatttagagaatttattttataatatgtactcaaaaatgagtcatatctaaaATCAGTGAATCACATCATAAATACCTGTGAgacaataattctcaccgttaaaacactcATAGGGCCtatgataatgtttattttccattcaatctttTCATAAGTTCATATGTACCCAACGAAGAAGAAAAGTAAATATAATATTGATAAAAAAattatgtgaccccaaaagggtttcaatggtagatgttaaatCCCCTGTTGCTTTTTTCAGCGTGgttcatttgatctttggatctccatccaatctcttcataaggtcacatagacctaatgaaaaagaaaagaaaatataatattgataaaaaaaatttacgtgacctcaaaagggtttcaatggtaaatgttaaaTCCCCCACAACTTAttgtagtgtggttcatttgatctttggatctccatccaatcttttcatgaggtcacatagacctaacgCAAGAAGAAAAGCAAATATAatattgataaaaaaaatttatgtgacccaaaagggtttcaatggtagactttagatcccccactgttttttttcaGTGTGGTTCATTTGGTCgttgaatctgtcttatttttcggtttaGTACCTTACAAGGAGATCACCAAATGTACCCTCATggtagacccacagaacttggtgacgtcaacactgTAGGCTATTGTAGCCTTTTTTACTTAGTAAAAATAACTTAGAAAGGAATAGGAGAAAACTAATTTTTTTTGTAGTACTTCTTCATatatgaaaatgaaatccatacacaTATTTATAGCATAAAAAAACTAAGGGACATGACTCTTCAACAAAGAGACATGAACCTTTTCAACTAAGGGATATGTGACTCTTCAACAAAGAGACATGAACCTTTTCAACTAAGGGACATGTGACTCTTCAACAAAGAGACATGAACCTTTTCACAAAAGTGCATTAATTCAACACTCCCCCTTAATGCACTTTCTGAATTACTCCCAACATCTCTCGAAGATGACAAAAACTTTCTTTAGGGAGTGCCTTGGTGAACATGTCAGCCATTTGTTCTTTCGTCTTGTAATACTTCAACTCGATCTCGTCACTCTCAATAACTTTGCCGATGAAGTGATGCTCGATCGCAATATGCTTCGTCCTGTTATGATATACTGGATTTTTTGCAATTGAAATGGTTGAAATGTTGTCGCAAtatatagtagttccttcattttGCTTTTCACCAATATCTTCAAGAATTCTTCGTAACCATATTGCTTGAGAAACTGCAAGAGATGCCGCCACATACTCTGCTTCTGCAGTAGATTGAGCAACGGTACTTTGTTTCTTTGACGCCCAAGAAATTATCCAAGATCCATGAGAGAAAGTGTATGACGATGTGC
Coding sequences within:
- the LOC131233955 gene encoding E3 ubiquitin ligase BIG BROTHER-related-like yields the protein MENAKESNHSDKPNEENPNPNSESELEPKSNPSSQQPSRVPFTSLSQVDVDLALARTLQKQERADMILRMNGGDGSDYGSFDSGSYVYEDEVGDDPNDDGNDAGSIDDGEDAFDVHGWAPSEDELGVEIDLSAFDSDEAYVRALQDVEEREVAVRLMALAGINDCEFT